In Ignavibacteria bacterium, a single genomic region encodes these proteins:
- a CDS encoding NUDIX pyrophosphatase, with amino-acid sequence MKVLSYMVEAHIFREVDNKLEFLMLKRSEMEIFPGLWQMVTGSIDQGEKAFETAFREIKEETGIVPEKLWLVPYINSFYSWRRNHICMVPVFAAMAKEGTQVKISHEHSEYQWVSKEKALELLAWPGQKASVEIICEYFTKEHSFLYFEEISIKKYRDRNFQPAGKTPQTGLK; translated from the coding sequence GTGAAAGTGCTCTCATATATGGTTGAGGCTCACATTTTCAGGGAAGTGGACAACAAGCTGGAGTTTTTGATGTTAAAACGCTCTGAAATGGAGATCTTTCCAGGCCTATGGCAGATGGTCACCGGGTCGATTGACCAGGGTGAAAAGGCCTTTGAAACTGCATTCAGGGAAATAAAAGAAGAAACGGGGATTGTTCCTGAAAAGCTGTGGCTTGTGCCTTATATAAATTCATTTTACTCGTGGAGGCGGAACCATATCTGCATGGTGCCGGTCTTCGCTGCCATGGCAAAAGAGGGTACACAGGTAAAAATATCCCACGAGCACTCGGAGTACCAGTGGGTGAGCAAGGAAAAAGCGCTGGAGCTTTTAGCCTGGCCGGGGCAGAAGGCTTCGGTTGAGATAATATGTGAGTATTTTACAAAAGAGCACAGTTTCCTCTACTTTGAAGAGATCAGCATTAAAAAATACAGGGACAGGAACTTCCAGCCTGCTGGCAAAACCCCGCAAACAGGGCTTAAGTAA
- a CDS encoding sugar kinase has translation MGLLIVGSIALDTVATPFDRIDDALGGSAVYVSLAASYFSGPVYMVGVVGEDFDKEHIKLLEDHNIDLEGLKVVEGGKTFRWSGKYHYDLNVRDTLLTELNVFASFDPEIPEKYRKSRFILLGNIDPELQLKVLDQMEKPGFVICDTMNFWIEGKKQELLKVLKKADVLIINDSEARLLANEPNLIRAARMIRAMGPKYLIIKKGEHGALLFSDNTVFSAPAYPLENIYDPTGAGDSFAGGFVGYLHKTQDISIENLKRAVVFGSAMASFCVEKFSTKGLENLTYLQVHDRFREFLKLSRVDDDD, from the coding sequence GTGGGTTTATTAATAGTCGGATCTATTGCACTCGATACAGTTGCAACGCCTTTTGACAGGATTGACGATGCCTTAGGCGGTTCAGCTGTTTACGTTTCTTTAGCGGCCAGTTACTTCAGCGGGCCCGTCTATATGGTTGGTGTAGTTGGAGAGGATTTTGACAAGGAGCACATAAAGCTGCTTGAGGACCACAACATCGATCTGGAAGGCCTGAAGGTTGTTGAAGGAGGAAAGACATTCCGCTGGTCGGGTAAATATCATTACGACCTGAATGTGCGCGATACACTTTTAACGGAGCTGAATGTATTTGCGTCTTTTGATCCCGAAATTCCCGAGAAATACAGAAAGTCCAGGTTTATACTTCTTGGCAACATCGATCCTGAGCTTCAGCTTAAGGTTTTGGATCAGATGGAAAAGCCGGGTTTTGTCATCTGCGACACGATGAACTTCTGGATCGAGGGAAAGAAACAAGAGCTTCTTAAGGTCTTAAAAAAAGCTGACGTACTTATAATAAACGATTCCGAGGCCAGGCTTCTTGCCAATGAGCCGAACCTGATAAGGGCAGCCCGCATGATAAGAGCCATGGGTCCCAAGTACCTGATTATTAAGAAAGGGGAACACGGAGCTCTTCTTTTCTCGGATAACACCGTATTTTCAGCTCCTGCCTATCCGCTGGAAAATATTTATGACCCCACAGGCGCAGGCGACTCCTTTGCCGGCGGGTTTGTAGGCTACCTGCATAAGACACAGGATATAAGCATTGAAAACCTGAAGCGTGCGGTTGTCTTCGGAAGTGCAATGGCATCATTCTGCGTTGAAAAATTCTCAACCAAGGGGCTTGAAAACCTGACGTACCTTCAGGTCCATGACAGGTTCAGAGAGTTCCTTAAACTTTCAAGAGTTGATGACGACGACTAA
- the clpP gene encoding ATP-dependent Clp endopeptidase proteolytic subunit ClpP codes for MKPEIFNQLVPYVIEQTGRGERGMDIFSRLLRERIIFIGTPIDDHVASLVVAQLLFLEAEDPDKDVNLYINSPGGSVSAGLAIYDTMKYIKPDIATICVGMAASMGAVLLAGGAAGKRSSLPHSRIMIHQPWVGGLQGQTTDIEIHAREMVKTRQVLYQILAEHTGKTIDQITKDCDRDYYLSPEEARDYKLIDTVFERRVPLGGNGQNQEEKK; via the coding sequence ATGAAACCAGAAATTTTCAACCAGCTCGTTCCCTACGTTATTGAACAGACAGGCCGCGGGGAACGCGGAATGGATATTTTCTCTAGACTCCTTAGAGAAAGAATTATTTTTATAGGTACACCTATTGACGACCATGTGGCCAGCCTTGTCGTGGCCCAGCTCCTCTTCCTTGAGGCTGAGGACCCGGATAAGGATGTAAACCTTTATATTAACTCCCCTGGCGGAAGCGTTTCGGCAGGCCTTGCAATTTACGATACCATGAAGTACATAAAACCGGATATCGCAACCATCTGCGTCGGTATGGCAGCCTCTATGGGCGCTGTGCTTCTGGCAGGCGGCGCTGCAGGAAAACGCTCCTCACTTCCCCACTCCAGAATCATGATACATCAGCCCTGGGTGGGTGGACTGCAGGGACAGACAACCGATATAGAAATTCACGCACGGGAAATGGTCAAAACTCGCCAGGTGCTCTACCAGATACTTGCCGAACATACGGGCAAAACTATCGACCAGATCACTAAAGACTGCGACAGAGACTATTATCTTTCTCCTGAAGAAGCACGGGATTATAAACTTATAGATACCGTATTCGAAAGAAGAGTTCCCCTTGGTGGTAACGGACAGAATCAGGAAGAAAAAAAATAA
- the tig gene encoding trigger factor, with the protein METKINVVSESEHELEVVLNYDEIQTDLEKAYQEERKKIEMPGFRKGKAPMALIKKMYGDAIEYQASEKIANRVFWDIVEDQKLNPISAPKMVDLNFEKDSKLAFKIRYEVKPELDVKDYTGLEVKKIRFDVEEEQVNSEVNYLQKTNSTLEDANKVEDKNAIITVDLQKMDQDGKPVEGIKSQDIKIDLTDERVNPQLVENAVGKSVGESFSFSFQDSHEVEEEGVKKIVNDDITYSAEIKSVQKVVLPQLDEEFVKKITKSKFSTPDEWKDNIKKGLQDFYNRQSEDMLVNSLLNDVVKNNDFTPPHGFVHSLLDRMVQMEQERAKQEGVKKFDAHEAHNRLHQRAEWTAKWQIIMENIARKENIKVGEAELRELAEKDAAETGISVDKLLKYYTDSNRGEILLEDKVIDFLKKNNNIKEVGAKDLNNTTEDKK; encoded by the coding sequence TTGGAAACCAAAATCAATGTTGTTTCAGAAAGTGAACATGAACTGGAAGTAGTCTTAAATTATGACGAAATCCAGACTGACCTGGAAAAAGCTTATCAGGAAGAAAGAAAGAAGATTGAAATGCCCGGATTCAGAAAAGGCAAGGCCCCGATGGCTCTCATAAAGAAAATGTATGGCGATGCTATTGAATACCAGGCAAGCGAAAAAATTGCTAACAGAGTCTTCTGGGACATTGTTGAAGATCAAAAACTTAATCCTATCAGCGCACCTAAGATGGTTGACCTGAACTTTGAAAAGGATTCCAAACTGGCCTTTAAGATCAGATATGAGGTTAAACCTGAACTTGACGTAAAGGACTATACGGGTCTTGAAGTTAAAAAGATCCGTTTCGACGTAGAGGAAGAACAGGTAAATAGCGAGGTCAATTACCTCCAGAAAACCAACTCCACACTCGAAGACGCCAATAAAGTTGAAGATAAAAACGCAATTATTACCGTCGACCTCCAGAAAATGGATCAGGATGGAAAACCCGTCGAAGGAATCAAAAGCCAGGATATTAAAATTGACCTCACCGACGAAAGAGTAAACCCGCAGCTGGTTGAAAATGCAGTCGGAAAAAGCGTTGGCGAATCTTTCAGCTTCTCGTTCCAGGACAGCCACGAAGTTGAAGAAGAAGGCGTAAAGAAGATCGTTAACGATGATATTACTTATTCCGCTGAGATAAAATCGGTTCAGAAGGTAGTTCTGCCCCAGCTCGACGAGGAATTTGTAAAGAAAATTACAAAAAGCAAATTCTCAACTCCTGATGAGTGGAAGGATAATATTAAGAAGGGGCTTCAGGACTTCTATAACAGGCAGAGTGAGGACATGCTCGTAAATTCACTCTTAAATGACGTCGTAAAGAATAACGACTTCACCCCTCCCCACGGATTTGTTCACTCTCTGTTGGACAGAATGGTCCAGATGGAACAGGAAAGGGCAAAACAGGAAGGCGTAAAGAAATTTGATGCACACGAGGCACATAACCGCCTGCACCAGAGAGCTGAATGGACTGCCAAGTGGCAGATCATTATGGAAAATATCGCAAGAAAAGAAAATATTAAAGTTGGAGAAGCTGAACTCAGGGAACTGGCAGAAAAGGATGCTGCCGAGACAGGTATTTCAGTAGATAAACTGCTTAAGTACTATACCGACTCTAACAGGGGCGAAATCCTCTTAGAAGACAAAGTTATTGATTTTCTGAAAAAGAATAACAATATTAAAGAAGTTGGCGCTAAGGACTTAAACAATACTACTGAAGACAAAAAATAA